In the Babylonia areolata isolate BAREFJ2019XMU chromosome 34, ASM4173473v1, whole genome shotgun sequence genome, one interval contains:
- the LOC143277563 gene encoding uncharacterized protein LOC143277563: protein MTNALLLAATVMALTLCWGQGQSMDMTLTPGTSGAQVVDAVVDKVHAHCLFNNDRLFLRRLAYVESHDGTDPKTYRQGYDGGIWQVDRSMLTATQSCANIIKRECDIIKQEFGIDWTKVTWSQLRIPLYSGLAASLYLIQRLANSHVIPGDIAGQADIWAHYYHLNEPTGTYITLAAEATQYSTYIDCQGALDLAFLMDSSGSIMTSDYLLQLNFVAEVVKALPVGPDRVQVANVVFGTIAEVAFNFSTYSDKQDIIDDIKNTDKDNGGTNTPTALNLTRTVVFDPANGARPGARKVAVLLTDGESYDFNLTVQEAEKLRSEGVIVFAIGIGYINLQELLAVASQPVCSHVYVLDNYAHIDSILYEIQKSTCEAPLVLTPNHPVVGHVGENGTTVTVGAFRPLDNDTVLAVRSNCSILDVFVSYTNPHPNAALYTEKYTTTDGKPAFITMEGQKHGLPVYVTVVGSRLPNNTAQLANCSDFTYKLTLENVTKVEIVCREKSTYRDCHPEDFVGSKFESLLCPDQTPVNNPCTPSNLAASLLLHPHPYLNNYFIKCDLLGRMYITLCPNGELFNKATLSCGFDNQVVNGGVPLPSDYRNPCSPQSVQNGLYFFAYSNDKHQYIQCDVWGGAWLKDCAPAHVWNDQAHTCVPDTLHEFDKTTVAPFEVRNPCTPQALAAGTLFFPHPCDHTKYIHCDIAGNYYIQACPAGMFFDPATFVCSPIDPQVNDPACGTGRK from the exons ATGACCAATGCACTTCTGCTGGCGGCCACAGTCATGGCCTTGACCCTGTGTTGGGGTCAAGGTCAGAGCATGGACATGACCTTGACCCCGGGAACGAGCGGGGCCCAGGTGGTGGACGCCGTGGTGGACAAAGTGCACGCGCA CTGCCTCTTCAACAACGATCGTCTCTTTCTGCGGCGTCTGGCTTACGTGGAGTCTCACGACGGCACGGACCCCAAGACCTACCGCCAGGGCTACGATGGAGGCATCTGGCAG gtGGACCGGTCCAtgctgacagccacacagagctgcGCCAACATCATCAAGAGGGAATGTGACATCATCAAGCAAGAGTTCGGCATCGATTGGACCAAGGTCACGTGGTCGCAGCTCCGAATACCCCTATACTCGGGGCTAGCTGCTTCCCTGTACCTGATCCAG cGACTGGCCAACTCGCACGTGATTCCCGGAGACATCGCAGGTCAGGCTGACATCTGGGCCCACTACTACCACCTCAACGAACCCACCGGAACTTACATCACCTTGGCAGCGGAGGCAACCCAGTACAGTACGTACATCG ACTGTCAGGGCGCCCTGGACCTTGCCTTCCTGATGGACAGCTCGGGTAGCATCATGACCTCGGACTACCTGCTGCAGCTCAACTTCGTGGCCGAGGTGGTGAAGGCGCTGCCCGTGGGACCCGACAGGGTGCAGGTGGCCAACGTGGTCTTCGGGACAATAGCCGAGGTGGCCTTCAACTTCAGCACCTACAGCGACAAGCAAGATATCATCGACGACATCAAGAACAccgataaag ACAACGGAGGCACCAACACTCCAACGGCCTTGAACTTGACCCGGACGGTGGTGTTTGACCCCGCCAATGGCGCGCGGCCCGGAGCCCGCAAGGTGGCGGTGCTGCTGACTGACGGGGAGTCGTACGACTTCAACCTCACTGTGCAGGAAGCGGAGAAACTGAGG agcgAGGGGGTGATCGTCTTCGCCATCGGCATCGGCTACATCAACCTGCAGGAGTTGCTTGCCGTGGCCAGTCAGCCTGTGTGCTCTCACGTGTACGTGCTGGACAACTATGCCCACATCGACAGCATCCTCTATGAGATCCAGAAAAGCACGTGTGAAG CGCCCCTCGTGCTGACGCCCAACCACCCGGTTGTCGGTCACGTCGGGGAGAATGGGACCACCGTCACTGTGGGGGCCTTCCGACCTCTGGACAACGACAcagtgctg GCCGTACGCTCCAACTGCAGCATTCTAGACGTGTTCGTGTCGTACACCAACCCGCACCCCAACGCCGCCCTCTACACGGAGAAGTATACGACAACAGACGGCAAGCCCGCCTTCATCACCATGGAAGGACAGAAGCATGGCTTGCCCGTCTACGTGACGGTGGTGGGCAGTCGACTGCCCAACAACACGGCGCAGTTGGCCAACTGCTCGGACTTCACCTACAAGCTGACCTTGGAGAATGTGACGA AGGTGGAGATCGTGTGTCGAGAGAAGAGCACATACCGAGACTGTCACCCCGAGGACTTTGTGGGCTCCAAGTTCGAATCTCTTCTGTGTccag ACCAGACGCCGGTGAACAACCCCTGCACGCCCTCCAACCTGGCCGCCTCTCtcctcctgcacccccacccctacctcaacaACTACTTCATCAAGTGTGACCTGCTGGGCAGAATGTACATCACGCTGTGCCCCAACGGGGAGCTCTTCAACAAG GCCACCCTGTCCTGTGGCTTCGACAATCAGGTGGTGAACGGAGGCGTCCCGTTGCCTAGCGACTACCGCAACCCTTGCTCCCCCCAGTCCGTGCAGAATGGACTCTACTTCTTCGCCTACTCCAATGACAAGCATCA ATACATCCAGTGTGACGTGTGGGGAGGGGCGTGGCTGAAGGACTGCGCCCCCGCCCACGTGTGGAACGACCAGGCGCACACGTGCGTTCCGGACACTCTGCACGAGTTCGACAAGACGACGGTGGCGCCCTTCGAGGTCAGGAACCCATGCACGCCTCAGGCTCTGGCCGCCGGAACTCTGTTCTTCCCCCACCCGTGCGATCACACCAAGTACATCCACTGCGACATCGCGGGCAACTACTACATCCAGGCCTGCCCAGCCGGCATGTTCTTCGACCCGGCAACTTTCGTCTGCTCGCCCATCGATCCGCAGGTCAACGACCCTGCTTGTGGGACCGGTAGAAAGTGA